The genomic window CGAAAGGAACTTCACCGGCTTTCTGTTTATCCGCCCCGACCTCAACCCATCCGTCCGGAGCCGAAAGGCCGGGCCACTCGAGCAACCCTTCTCGACCATTACCCGCCGAGGTTGCTGCGCCCGCCGTCGCGGTCGCTCCTACTCCTGCCACGGCAGCAGGCCCTTCTACCACCACGGCACCTTCCTGCCCCGGCACAGCCTGGCCAGGAAGCAACTCAACTCGGCCGGGACCTTCGACGCCGGGGACCGGCGAAACGACCGGCGCCACGCGATCGGCCGACGACTCGGCTTGGTAGCCCAGCTCTTCGAGCATGGCCCGCAGGCGCTCCTGCTCAATTCGCAGCTCTTCTATAGCGCGGCGTTGCCGCACCTGTACCCGCTGCAGTTCACGGGTGCCCCGGTCGCCCGACACGACGCCGTACTGGGGCCCACAGGCCGAAACCAACAGGGTCGCTGTCAGAAAGCAGGGCATCAACAACAAGCGGGCGTTCTTCATATTCAGTCTTTTCCCAGGTCAACCAGTCGTGCGCGCCGGTTGCGTCGCCAGCAATCCGGGTTGGCATCCTTGCAAAGGGGGAGCTCTTCTCCGTAGCTCACAGTCGACAGCCTGTCGGAATCTACCCCGAGGGCGACCAGTCCGTCAACAACGGCTCGCGCTCGGCGAGCGCCCAGCGCCAGGTTGTACTCCGAGGTGCCGCGCTCGTCGCAGTGCCCTTCAACTTCGATCCTGTTGCCCGGGTGAGTGGCAGCCCAGGCGGCGTTGCGCTCGAGAACTGCCATCGCATCTTCGCTCAACTGCACAGAATCAAACTCAAAGGATACGTTTTCCAGGGGGCCACCCGAGGCCACGGCGCCCATCTCTTCAAACTGGTTTATGCTT from Candidatus Binatota bacterium includes these protein-coding regions:
- the pal gene encoding peptidoglycan-associated lipoprotein Pal gives rise to the protein MAGCSTQGESVFGGWGGGTRDQGLVASEELAAEPSINQFEEMGAVASGGPLENVSFEFDSVQLSEDAMAVLERNAAWAATHPGNRIEVEGHCDERGTSEYNLALGARRARAVVDGLVALGVDSDRLSTVSYGEELPLCKDANPDCWRRNRRARLVDLGKD